One segment of Anguilla anguilla isolate fAngAng1 chromosome 1, fAngAng1.pri, whole genome shotgun sequence DNA contains the following:
- the iqcc gene encoding IQ domain-containing protein C isoform X2, whose protein sequence is MGSIFRFANAKARGFLVRKELSGVRQDYEDIVSEIEGDLSHLEWRGGIIAIPLFTKNAFVWQSNKCPSSENPEEPSRVSELTQLLGKPREGTSQEVQLVISDSQGAMRELHQQEQYDRVPAVRDSGSSGPAEGDGDLSLGTETRSRVELQEGGDPGSVVKETLVWDSTAVDAGYSLLRKGSPRRSQVKDIPRKQEDLCLHRNNLSMELLWLQQAINSRKKYLLLKQRLGLPER, encoded by the exons GCAAAAGCTCGTGGATTTTTGGTAAGGAAAGAGCTGAGCGGAGTGCGCCAGGATTATGAAGACATCGTGAGTGAGATCGAGGGAGACCTCAGCCACCTAGAATGGAGGGGAGGCATAATTGCAATACCTCTTTTCACGAAAAAC GCCTTCGTGTGGCAGAGCAATAAATGTCCTTCAAGTGAGAATCCAGAAGAGCCGAGCCGTGTTTCTGAGCTAACGCAGCTCCTGGGGAAACCCAGAGAAGGAACATCGCAAGAGGTGCAGCTGGTGATCTCTGACAGCCAGGGGGCAATGAGAGAACTCCACCAACAGGAACAGTATGACCGTGTCCCCGCTGTGAGGGACAGTGGGTCCTCcgggccagcagagggcgacgGTGATCTCAGTCTGGGCACCGAGACGCGCAGTAGAGTTGAGCTCCAGGAAGGAGGGGACCCAGGGAGTGTGGTCAAGGAAACATTAGTGTGGGACAGCACGGCCGTGGATGCGGGCTACAGCCTCCTACGGAAAG GATCTCCCCGCCGCTCGCAGGTGAAGGACATCCCCAGGAAGCAGGAGGATCTCTGTCTGCACAGGAACAACCTGTCTATGGAGCTGCTGTGGCTGCAGCAGGCCATCAACAGCAGGAAGAag